The Afipia massiliensis genome has a segment encoding these proteins:
- a CDS encoding PilZ domain-containing protein, whose translation MGKELRKSQRIDFERGIDVQIMGIDGTWRRSCRMLDVSEGGALLKVDGSVGDLDLKEFFLLLSSTGLAYRRCKMVRVNGDQVGVIFLRPDVKKKSASPSARRVPVEGLA comes from the coding sequence ATGGGCAAGGAACTTCGTAAGAGCCAGCGGATCGATTTCGAACGCGGCATTGATGTGCAGATCATGGGAATCGACGGCACCTGGCGCCGGTCGTGCCGGATGCTGGATGTGTCCGAAGGCGGCGCTTTGCTGAAAGTTGACGGCTCCGTCGGCGATCTCGATCTGAAGGAATTTTTCCTGCTGCTGTCCTCGACCGGCCTCGCTTACCGGCGATGCAAGATGGTGCGGGTGAACGGCGACCAGGTCGGCGTGATTTTTCTGAGACCTGACGTCAAGAAGAAGTCGGCATCCCCATCTGCGCGACGGGTGCCAGTGGAAGGATTGGCCTGA
- a CDS encoding PilZ domain-containing protein — translation MHQDRRFNRVRPSGNLSRSASIIVDLKSPVIRCNVVDYSAGGACLEVAPGKPLPDRFELLYAGSKKKCRVVWVKGPRLGVSF, via the coding sequence ATGCATCAAGATCGTCGCTTCAACCGCGTCCGGCCTTCGGGGAATCTCTCCCGCTCGGCCAGCATCATCGTCGACCTGAAATCTCCGGTGATCCGCTGCAACGTCGTGGATTATTCCGCGGGCGGCGCTTGTCTCGAGGTTGCACCCGGCAAGCCGTTGCCGGACAGGTTCGAGCTGCTCTACGCCGGATCGAAAAAGAAATGCCGCGTGGTGTGGGTGAAAGGCCCGCGCCTCGGCGTTTCGTTCTAG
- a CDS encoding PilZ domain-containing protein — protein sequence MTHKVAAMTDTPLAERRSETRRRVFKGGVITFNGAGVDCTVRNISNRGAALDVANAAMIPPRFSLAIKADDFVARCRMVWNNGQRVGIAFD from the coding sequence ATGACTCACAAGGTCGCGGCCATGACAGACACACCATTGGCGGAGAGGCGGTCGGAAACGCGTCGTCGTGTTTTCAAGGGCGGCGTCATCACGTTCAATGGCGCGGGCGTCGACTGCACGGTACGCAACATATCCAACCGCGGCGCGGCGCTGGATGTCGCCAATGCCGCGATGATCCCGCCGCGATTCAGCCTTGCCATCAAGGCGGATGATTTTGTCGCCCGCTGCCGCATGGTCTGGAATAACGGTCAGCGCGTCGGCATCGCGTTCGACTGA
- the recA gene encoding recombinase RecA — MAPAALRIVEGSSMDKTKALSAALSQIERQFGKGSVMKLGKNDRSMDIETISSGSLGLDIALGVGGLPKGRVVEIYGPESSGKTTLALHTVAEAQKKGGICAFIDAEHALDPVYARKLGVNVDELLISQPDHGEQALEIADTLVRSGAVDVLVVDSVAALVPRAELEGEMGDSLPGLQARLMSQALRKLTASINKSHTMVIFINQIRMKIGVMYGSPETTTGGNALKFYASVRLDIRRIGQIKERDEVIGNSTRVKVVKNKLAPPFKQVEFDIMYGEGVSKLGEILDLGVKAGIVEKSGAWFSYDSVRLGQGRENSKTFLKANPEVTAKIEALIRQNSGLIAEQILAGSPERDADGEEPVED; from the coding sequence ATGGCCCCCGCCGCCCTGCGTATCGTTGAAGGATCATCCATGGACAAGACCAAGGCCCTGTCGGCCGCGCTCTCACAGATCGAGCGCCAGTTCGGCAAGGGCTCCGTGATGAAGCTCGGCAAGAACGACCGCTCCATGGATATCGAGACGATTTCCTCGGGGTCGCTCGGGCTGGATATCGCGCTGGGCGTCGGCGGTCTGCCGAAGGGCCGGGTGGTCGAGATCTACGGGCCGGAATCGTCCGGCAAGACCACGCTGGCGCTGCACACGGTGGCCGAGGCCCAGAAGAAGGGCGGCATCTGCGCCTTCATCGACGCCGAACACGCGCTCGATCCGGTCTATGCCCGCAAGCTCGGCGTCAATGTCGATGAACTTCTGATCTCGCAGCCGGATCACGGCGAGCAGGCGCTGGAAATCGCCGACACACTGGTGCGCTCCGGCGCGGTCGATGTGCTGGTTGTGGACTCGGTGGCGGCGCTGGTGCCGCGCGCCGAACTCGAAGGCGAGATGGGCGACAGCCTTCCCGGCCTGCAGGCGCGGCTGATGAGCCAGGCGCTGCGCAAGCTGACCGCCTCGATCAACAAGTCCCACACCATGGTGATCTTCATCAACCAGATCCGCATGAAGATCGGTGTGATGTACGGCTCGCCGGAAACCACCACCGGCGGCAACGCCTTGAAGTTCTACGCGTCCGTGCGCCTCGACATTCGCCGCATCGGCCAGATCAAGGAACGCGACGAAGTGATCGGCAACTCGACCCGCGTCAAGGTCGTGAAGAACAAGCTGGCGCCGCCGTTCAAGCAGGTCGAATTCGACATCATGTACGGCGAGGGCGTCTCGAAGCTGGGCGAAATTCTCGATCTCGGTGTGAAAGCCGGGATCGTCGAGAAGTCCGGCGCATGGTTCTCCTATGACAGCGTGCGCCTCGGTCAGGGCCGCGAGAATTCCAAGACCTTCCTGAAGGCCAATCCGGAAGTGACGGCGAAGATCGAAGCCTTGATCCGCCAGAACTCCGGCCTGATCGCCGAGCAGATCCTCGCGGGCTCGCCGGAGCGCGATGCCGACGGCGAGGAGCCTGTGGAAGACTAA
- the gcvP gene encoding aminomethyl-transferring glycine dehydrogenase codes for MTAHRKPAEPAVDFVRRHIGPSSRDIDAMLQTVGASSLQALMSETLPASIRLKAPLDLGKPLSEIDAITHMRGIAARNQVFTSLIGQGYSGTVLPAVIQRNILESPAWYTAYTPYQPEISQGRLEALFNFQTMICDLTGLDIANASLLDEGTAAAEAMALAERSSSVKTKAFFVDHEVHPQTLAVLRTRAEPLGWSLIVGDPARDLDKADVFGALFQYPGTHGSLIDPRAAITALKAKGAIAVVAADPLALTLIASPGDLGADIAIGSTQRFGVPMGYGGPHAAYMAVKDALKRSLPGRIVGLSVDSRGAPAYRLALQTREQHIRREKATSNICTAQVLLAVIASMYAVYHGPEGLTHIARTVHRRTTVLATGLRKLGFAPLNDSYFDTVTVAVNGQRQAIISHAAHEQVNLRLDETTVSIALDETTTPAIIESVWRTFGGNLVYADIEKEARDALPSTLARTSKFLTHPVFHEHRSETELLRYMRKLSDRDLALDRAMIPLGSCTMKLNATTEMIPVTWPEFGGLHPFAPKEQAAGYHTMFGTLEKWLADITGYDAVSLQPNSGAQGEYAGLLAIRAYHASRNEPHRKICLIPSSAHGTNPASASMVGMDVVVVACDARGDVDVEDLRKKADEHANDLAAVMITYPSTHGVFEEHIREICDIVHGHGGQVYLDGANLNAQVGLARPGDYGADVSHLNLHKTFCIPHGGGGPGMGPIGVKKHLAPFLPANITNDRDAAVGPVSAAPYGSASILVISYIYILMMGGEGLTRATEVAILNANYIAKRLDPYFPVLYRNHNGRVAHECIVDPRGLKAGSGVTVDDIAKRLIDYGFHAPTMSFPVPGTLMIEPTESESKAELDRFCDAMIAIRREIADVESGRFKIEASPLRHAPHTVHDIAEDKWDRPYSRAEGCFPAGTSRTDKYWCPVGRVDNVHGDRNLVCSCPPVADYAQAAE; via the coding sequence ATGACCGCGCATCGCAAGCCTGCCGAACCCGCTGTCGATTTCGTCCGCCGGCATATTGGCCCCTCATCGCGCGACATCGACGCCATGCTGCAAACCGTCGGCGCATCGAGCCTTCAGGCGCTGATGAGCGAGACGCTGCCGGCCTCGATCCGGCTGAAGGCGCCGCTCGATCTCGGCAAGCCGCTCAGCGAAATCGACGCGATCACGCATATGCGCGGCATCGCCGCACGCAATCAGGTGTTCACCTCGCTGATCGGCCAAGGCTACTCGGGCACGGTCCTGCCCGCGGTGATTCAGCGCAATATTCTCGAGAGTCCCGCGTGGTACACAGCCTACACCCCGTATCAGCCCGAGATCAGCCAGGGGCGGCTGGAGGCGCTGTTCAACTTCCAGACCATGATCTGCGATCTGACCGGGCTCGACATCGCCAACGCCTCGCTGCTGGATGAGGGCACGGCGGCGGCGGAAGCCATGGCGCTCGCCGAGCGCTCGTCCTCGGTGAAGACCAAGGCGTTCTTCGTCGATCATGAGGTGCATCCGCAGACGCTGGCCGTGCTGCGCACCCGCGCCGAACCGCTCGGCTGGTCGCTGATCGTCGGCGATCCGGCGCGTGACCTCGACAAGGCTGATGTCTTCGGCGCGCTGTTCCAGTATCCCGGCACGCACGGCAGCCTCATTGATCCGCGCGCCGCGATCACCGCGTTGAAGGCAAAGGGCGCCATCGCCGTCGTCGCCGCCGATCCTCTGGCGCTGACGCTGATCGCCTCGCCCGGCGATCTCGGCGCGGACATTGCCATTGGTTCGACCCAGCGCTTCGGCGTGCCGATGGGCTACGGCGGACCGCACGCGGCCTACATGGCGGTGAAGGACGCACTGAAGCGCTCCCTGCCCGGCCGCATCGTCGGTCTGTCGGTGGATTCACGCGGCGCGCCCGCCTATCGCCTCGCGCTGCAAACGCGCGAGCAGCACATCCGACGCGAAAAGGCGACATCGAACATCTGCACCGCGCAGGTGCTGCTCGCCGTGATCGCGTCGATGTACGCAGTCTATCATGGCCCCGAAGGACTGACGCATATCGCGCGCACCGTACATCGGCGCACAACAGTTCTGGCGACCGGCTTGCGCAAGCTCGGCTTCGCGCCGCTGAACGACAGCTACTTCGACACGGTCACAGTGGCCGTGAACGGCCAGCGGCAGGCGATCATCTCCCACGCCGCGCATGAGCAGGTCAATCTGCGGCTCGATGAAACCACCGTCAGCATCGCGCTGGATGAGACCACGACGCCTGCGATCATCGAGAGCGTGTGGCGCACCTTCGGCGGCAATCTTGTTTATGCCGACATCGAGAAGGAGGCGCGCGACGCGTTGCCGTCCACTCTCGCGCGCACCAGCAAGTTCTTGACCCATCCGGTGTTCCACGAGCACCGCTCAGAAACCGAACTGCTGCGCTACATGCGCAAACTCTCAGACCGCGATCTCGCGCTCGACCGTGCCATGATCCCGCTCGGCTCCTGCACCATGAAGCTGAACGCCACCACCGAAATGATCCCGGTGACCTGGCCCGAATTCGGCGGATTGCATCCGTTCGCGCCGAAGGAACAGGCCGCCGGCTATCACACCATGTTCGGCACGCTGGAGAAGTGGCTCGCCGACATCACCGGCTATGACGCGGTGTCGCTGCAGCCGAATTCCGGCGCGCAGGGCGAATATGCCGGGCTGCTGGCGATCCGCGCCTATCACGCCTCGCGCAACGAGCCGCACCGCAAGATATGCCTCATCCCCTCCTCGGCCCACGGCACCAACCCCGCGTCCGCCAGCATGGTCGGCATGGACGTGGTTGTCGTCGCCTGCGACGCGCGCGGCGACGTCGACGTGGAAGACCTGCGCAAGAAGGCCGACGAGCACGCGAACGACCTCGCCGCAGTAATGATCACCTATCCCTCGACCCACGGCGTGTTCGAGGAACACATCCGCGAGATCTGCGACATCGTTCATGGCCACGGCGGACAGGTCTATCTCGACGGCGCGAACCTCAACGCGCAGGTCGGACTCGCGCGGCCCGGCGACTACGGCGCGGACGTCAGCCATCTCAACCTGCACAAGACGTTTTGCATCCCGCACGGCGGCGGCGGCCCCGGCATGGGCCCGATCGGCGTGAAGAAGCACCTCGCGCCGTTCCTTCCGGCGAATATCACAAACGATAGGGACGCTGCGGTTGGTCCCGTGTCGGCCGCGCCTTACGGATCGGCGTCGATCCTTGTGATCTCCTACATCTACATCCTGATGATGGGCGGCGAAGGCCTGACCCGCGCCACGGAAGTCGCGATCCTGAACGCGAACTACATCGCCAAACGTCTCGATCCGTATTTTCCGGTACTGTATCGCAACCACAACGGCCGCGTGGCGCACGAATGCATCGTCGATCCGCGCGGGCTCAAGGCGGGATCCGGCGTCACCGTGGACGACATCGCCAAGCGCCTGATCGACTACGGCTTCCATGCCCCGACCATGAGCTTCCCGGTGCCGGGCACACTGATGATCGAGCCGACGGAATCCGAATCGAAGGCCGAGCTCGATCGCTTCTGTGACGCCATGATCGCGATCCGCCGCGAGATCGCCGACGTCGAATCCGGGCGTTTCAAAATCGAGGCGTCGCCGCTGCGCCACGCGCCGCACACCGTGCACGACATCGCGGAGGACAAGTGGGACCGGCCGTATTCGCGTGCCGAGGGCTGCTTCCCGGCCGGCACCTCGCGTACCGACAAGTACTGGTGTCCGGTCGGACGCGTCGACAACGTCCACGGCGACCGCAATCTGGTCTGCTCCTGCCCGCCGGTGGCGGATTACGCGCAGGCTGCGGAGTAA
- the gcvH gene encoding glycine cleavage system protein GcvH, protein MTTLFTSDHEWLQIDGDVATIGITDYAQTQLGDVVFVELPKVGRTLKKAEAAAVVESVKAASDVYAPIAGEVLEVNDAVAADPSLVNSDPGKAAWFFKLRIANKSDLDGLMDEAAYKAHTA, encoded by the coding sequence ATGACCACGCTGTTTACCTCCGATCACGAATGGCTCCAGATCGACGGCGATGTCGCCACCATCGGCATCACCGATTACGCGCAGACTCAACTCGGTGACGTTGTGTTCGTTGAACTGCCGAAGGTCGGCCGTACGCTGAAGAAGGCGGAAGCCGCCGCCGTGGTGGAAAGCGTCAAGGCGGCGTCCGACGTTTATGCGCCGATCGCGGGTGAAGTCCTCGAGGTCAACGACGCCGTCGCCGCCGATCCGTCGCTGGTGAATTCCGATCCCGGCAAGGCCGCCTGGTTCTTCAAGCTGCGCATCGCCAACAAGAGCGATCTCGATGGCCTGATGGATGAAGCCGCCTACAAGGCCCACACGGCCTGA
- the gcvT gene encoding glycine cleavage system aminomethyltransferase GcvT, producing MQAAERPSSPADTALKRVPLHDLHVARGGKIVPFAGYEMPVQYAAGVLKEHLHTRASAGLFDVSHMGQITLTAKSGKVEDAARALERLVPQDILAVPRGRQRYAQFTNEAGGILDDLMVANFGDHLFLVVNAACKTEDEAHLRQHLSDVCIIEPLPDRALIALQGPKAVEVLSKHAPTVAAMRFMDAGAHKVQISGRAIDCFVSRSGYTGEDGFEISVPASDVERLATTLLADPAVLPIGLGARDSLRLEAGLCLYGHDIDTTTTPVEGALEWSVQKSRRNGGARMGGFPGADIILKEFETGASRRRVGLRTEGRAPVREHASLYASETSADKIGTVTSGGFGPTLNAPVAMGYLPTPLSTEGTIVFADVRGQRLALRVSAMPFVPNGYKR from the coding sequence ATGCAAGCCGCCGAACGTCCATCCTCCCCTGCCGACACTGCGCTGAAGCGCGTTCCGCTGCATGACCTGCATGTGGCGCGCGGCGGCAAGATCGTGCCGTTCGCCGGTTACGAAATGCCGGTGCAGTACGCCGCCGGCGTGCTGAAGGAACATCTCCACACCCGCGCCTCCGCGGGCCTGTTCGACGTCTCCCACATGGGCCAGATCACGCTCACGGCGAAATCCGGCAAGGTCGAGGATGCCGCCCGCGCGCTGGAACGGCTGGTACCGCAGGACATTCTGGCCGTCCCGCGCGGCCGCCAGCGCTATGCGCAGTTCACAAACGAGGCCGGCGGCATTCTCGACGACCTGATGGTGGCGAATTTCGGCGATCATCTGTTCCTGGTGGTCAACGCCGCCTGTAAGACCGAAGACGAGGCGCATCTTCGGCAACATCTCTCCGACGTGTGCATCATCGAGCCGCTGCCGGACCGCGCACTGATCGCGCTGCAGGGACCGAAGGCGGTCGAGGTGCTGAGCAAGCACGCGCCGACGGTCGCCGCAATGCGTTTCATGGATGCCGGAGCGCACAAGGTGCAAATCTCTGGTCGAGCCATCGACTGCTTCGTCTCGCGCTCGGGCTACACCGGTGAGGACGGTTTCGAGATTTCAGTTCCAGCAAGCGACGTCGAACGCCTCGCAACCACTTTGCTCGCCGACCCTGCGGTGCTGCCGATCGGCCTTGGCGCGCGCGACAGCCTGCGGCTCGAAGCCGGCCTCTGTCTTTACGGCCACGACATCGACACCACCACCACCCCGGTCGAGGGCGCACTGGAGTGGTCCGTGCAAAAGAGCCGCCGCAACGGCGGCGCACGGATGGGAGGTTTCCCCGGCGCTGACATTATCCTGAAAGAATTCGAGACTGGCGCATCGCGCCGCCGTGTCGGCCTGCGCACTGAGGGCCGCGCGCCGGTGCGCGAGCACGCGTCGCTCTATGCCAGTGAAACATCAGCAGACAAAATCGGCACCGTCACATCCGGCGGCTTCGGGCCGACCCTGAATGCTCCGGTGGCGATGGGTTATCTGCCGACACCTCTTTCCACCGAAGGCACGATTGTCTTCGCCGACGTGCGCGGGCAGCGCTTAGCCCTGCGCGTCTCTGCGATGCCGTTCGTGCCCAACGGTTACAAACGATAG
- the alaS gene encoding alanine--tRNA ligase: MSGVNEIRSAYLNYFAKNGHEIVPSSPLVPRNDPTLMFTNAGMVQFKNVFTGLEKRPYERATSSQKCVRAGGKHNDLDNVGYTARHHTFFEMLGNFSFGDYFKERAIELAWNLITKEYGLPKDRLLVTVYSEDEDAAKLWKKIAGLPESKIIRIGTSDNFWQMGDTGPCGPCSEIFFDHGDKIWGGPPGSPEEDGDRFIEIWNLVFMQFDQIAPGNRVALPKPSIDTGMGLERIAAVLQGKHDNYEIDLFVALIRAIAELTGADPQGEQKASLRVIADHLRASSFLISDGVLPSNEGRGYVLRRIMRRAMRHGQLLGAKEPLMYRLVWALVREMGQAYPELVRAENLIEETLKLEETRFRKTLDRGLTILDEKSASLKKGDMFDGETAFTLYDTYGFPLDLTQDALRNRGIGVDIASFTDAMEQQRKKARAAWAGSGDTATENIWFPLREKLGASEFLGYDTEIAEGVVTALVKDGKEIEAAATGDSVAIVMNQTPFYAESGGQVGDTGILSGDGVRVRVTDTQKKAGDLYVHLGTVEQGTLKLDLPLQLEVDHARRTSIRANHSATHLLHEALRQVLGDHIAQRGSLVAPERLRFDFAHNKPISADELRRIEDIANDVVLENGEVLTRSMAVDDARDSGARALFGEKYGDEVRVVSMGAGQGNALGWSVELCGGTHVRRTGDIGLISISGESAVASGVRRIEALTGNNARHAVNATIHTAKAAAAELKTTLDDLPARIAALVEERKKLENALSDARKKLAMGGGAAAGGGAAATSDIRTIGDVKFLGRAVQGIEMKDLKSLADDGKKQIGSGVVAIINVGEDGKAGAVVGVTADLTSRFSAVDLVKIASEALGGKGGGGRPDMAQAGGPDGAKADAALKAIEAAMGA, from the coding sequence ATGAGCGGCGTTAACGAGATCAGGTCGGCGTATCTGAATTATTTCGCGAAAAACGGTCACGAGATCGTGCCGTCTTCGCCGCTGGTTCCGCGCAACGACCCGACATTGATGTTCACCAATGCGGGCATGGTACAGTTTAAGAACGTGTTCACGGGTCTTGAGAAGCGGCCCTATGAGCGCGCGACCTCGTCGCAGAAATGCGTCCGCGCCGGCGGCAAGCACAACGATCTCGACAATGTCGGCTACACCGCGCGCCATCACACCTTCTTCGAGATGCTCGGGAACTTCTCGTTCGGCGATTATTTCAAAGAGCGCGCGATCGAACTTGCCTGGAATTTGATCACCAAGGAGTACGGCCTCCCGAAGGACAGGCTGCTTGTCACGGTTTATTCCGAGGATGAGGACGCGGCGAAACTCTGGAAAAAGATCGCGGGCCTGCCCGAATCGAAAATTATCCGGATCGGGACGTCGGACAATTTCTGGCAGATGGGCGACACCGGCCCCTGCGGTCCGTGTTCCGAAATCTTCTTCGACCACGGCGACAAGATCTGGGGCGGCCCTCCCGGTTCGCCCGAGGAAGACGGCGACCGCTTTATCGAGATCTGGAATCTCGTGTTCATGCAGTTCGATCAGATCGCGCCCGGCAACCGCGTCGCGCTGCCGAAGCCGTCGATCGACACCGGCATGGGTCTGGAGCGCATCGCTGCCGTCCTTCAGGGCAAGCATGACAACTACGAGATCGATCTGTTCGTCGCATTGATCCGCGCCATTGCAGAGTTGACCGGCGCCGATCCGCAGGGCGAACAAAAAGCGTCGCTGCGTGTGATCGCTGACCATCTGCGCGCGTCGTCGTTCCTGATTTCCGATGGCGTGCTGCCGTCCAACGAAGGCCGCGGCTACGTGCTGCGCCGGATCATGCGCCGCGCGATGCGTCACGGGCAGTTGCTCGGGGCGAAAGAGCCGCTGATGTATCGCCTCGTCTGGGCGCTGGTGCGCGAGATGGGCCAGGCCTATCCCGAACTGGTGCGCGCCGAGAACCTGATCGAGGAAACGCTGAAGCTGGAGGAAACCCGTTTCCGCAAGACACTGGATCGCGGCCTCACAATTCTGGACGAGAAAAGCGCGTCGCTGAAGAAGGGCGATATGTTCGACGGCGAGACCGCGTTCACGCTGTACGACACCTATGGCTTTCCGCTCGATCTCACACAGGACGCGCTGCGCAACCGCGGCATCGGCGTCGACATCGCCTCGTTCACCGACGCGATGGAACAGCAGCGCAAGAAGGCGCGCGCGGCGTGGGCCGGGTCCGGTGACACCGCGACCGAGAATATCTGGTTTCCGTTGCGCGAGAAACTCGGCGCGAGTGAGTTCTTGGGCTACGACACAGAGATCGCCGAAGGCGTCGTCACCGCTCTGGTGAAGGACGGCAAGGAGATCGAAGCTGCCGCGACCGGCGACAGCGTCGCGATCGTCATGAACCAGACGCCGTTCTATGCGGAATCTGGCGGTCAGGTCGGCGACACCGGAATTTTGAGCGGTGATGGCGTGCGTGTGCGCGTCACCGACACCCAGAAGAAGGCGGGCGATCTTTACGTGCATCTCGGCACCGTCGAGCAGGGCACGCTGAAGCTCGATCTACCCTTGCAACTTGAAGTCGATCACGCGCGGCGGACGTCGATCCGCGCCAACCACTCCGCCACGCATTTGCTGCACGAAGCGTTGCGTCAGGTGCTGGGCGATCACATCGCGCAGCGCGGTTCGCTGGTTGCTCCCGAGCGGTTGCGCTTCGACTTCGCACACAACAAGCCGATCTCAGCTGATGAACTTCGCCGCATCGAGGACATCGCCAACGATGTCGTGCTGGAGAACGGTGAAGTCCTCACGCGCTCGATGGCGGTGGACGATGCGCGGGATTCCGGCGCGCGCGCGCTGTTCGGCGAAAAGTACGGCGACGAGGTGCGCGTGGTGTCGATGGGCGCGGGGCAGGGCAATGCGCTCGGCTGGTCGGTCGAACTGTGCGGCGGCACCCATGTGCGTCGCACCGGCGACATTGGACTGATCTCCATCAGCGGGGAAAGTGCTGTGGCCTCCGGCGTCCGGCGCATCGAGGCGCTGACCGGAAACAATGCGCGTCATGCCGTGAACGCCACTATTCACACCGCGAAGGCAGCGGCGGCGGAGTTGAAAACCACGCTGGACGATTTGCCGGCGCGTATCGCCGCACTCGTCGAGGAACGTAAGAAGCTGGAAAACGCGCTGTCTGACGCGCGCAAGAAGCTGGCCATGGGCGGCGGAGCCGCGGCCGGCGGCGGCGCGGCTGCGACGTCCGACATCCGCACCATTGGCGATGTGAAATTCCTCGGCCGCGCCGTGCAGGGCATCGAGATGAAGGATCTCAAGAGCCTTGCCGACGACGGCAAGAAACAGATCGGCTCCGGCGTGGTCGCGATTATCAATGTCGGCGAAGACGGCAAGGCTGGCGCGGTGGTCGGCGTCACGGCGGACCTGACCTCGCGGTTCAGCGCGGTCGATCTGGTGAAGATCGCGTCGGAAGCCTTGGGTGGCAAGGGCGGCGGCGGCCGTCCCGACATGGCGCAGGCCGGCGGCCCCGATGGCGCGAAGGCGGACGCAGCGCTGAAGGCGATCGAAGCCGCGATGGGCGCTTAG
- a CDS encoding universal stress protein, producing the protein MIRDILLKVESDNPHDPALDYAVTVAEAFDAHLTCIAFGDLVNMPAFMMPGLPSEALAEILAASEKSARAAVERFEMAAQRRRISTEHHLVTQGGLSPSEAFATMARRFDLSVLEQSGADGANNELLIEAALFSSGRPVMIVPYIQKAGLKLGHVLCCWDGGAAAARAINDALPFLRKAETVEIVVVVTERAKHPKREVRGAEIARHLEHHGIKAEVKTISGSHIDVTDSILSHAADCSADMIVMGGYGHSRLREFVLGGATRGILSTMTVPVFMSH; encoded by the coding sequence ATGATCAGGGACATCCTCCTCAAGGTCGAGAGCGACAACCCGCATGATCCCGCTCTTGATTATGCCGTCACAGTCGCCGAAGCATTCGACGCACACCTTACCTGCATTGCTTTCGGCGACCTGGTGAATATGCCGGCCTTCATGATGCCCGGCCTGCCCTCTGAAGCGCTTGCGGAAATACTGGCCGCCAGCGAAAAGTCTGCCCGCGCGGCGGTCGAGCGATTTGAGATGGCGGCGCAGCGACGTCGTATCTCGACCGAGCACCATCTTGTAACTCAAGGCGGTCTCAGCCCGAGCGAAGCCTTTGCGACGATGGCGCGGCGTTTCGATCTCAGCGTTCTTGAGCAGTCCGGGGCGGATGGCGCAAACAACGAACTTCTGATCGAAGCGGCCCTGTTCAGTTCCGGACGACCCGTGATGATCGTGCCCTACATCCAGAAAGCCGGGCTGAAGCTCGGCCACGTGTTGTGCTGCTGGGATGGAGGCGCCGCCGCCGCGCGAGCCATCAACGATGCGCTACCGTTCCTGAGAAAGGCTGAAACCGTTGAAATTGTGGTCGTCGTCACCGAGAGAGCCAAACATCCGAAGCGCGAAGTTCGCGGCGCCGAGATCGCAAGACATCTGGAACATCACGGCATCAAGGCCGAGGTCAAAACCATCTCGGGGTCCCATATCGATGTCACCGATTCAATCCTGTCGCACGCTGCGGATTGCTCGGCCGACATGATCGTGATGGGCGGCTATGGGCATTCGCGCCTGCGCGAATTCGTGCTCGGCGGCGCGACGCGGGGCATCCTGTCCACGATGACCGTTCCGGTCTTCATGTCGCACTGA